Proteins encoded in a region of the Methanofollis tationis genome:
- a CDS encoding tRNA (guanine(10)-N(2))-dimethyltransferase: MERLPVTEGKTTFFAPVQDEGAAFPPGSAPIFYNRKMEANRDGTVLFLAAVHPSDYLDAMGATGVRGLRVAHETGIAVTINDIDPSAAAEIRANAERIGGAIEVTCQDANALMSTRRFDAVDLDPFGTPAPFVDASCRSAKRYLFVTATDTAPLCGAHLKAGMRRYFARPMNTEYHGEVGLRILLGFVAREMIKYDRGIEPLFCFAHEHFVRLHLRTRPRVKNADQALDRIGYVMQCTGCFYREERTGLLSESGVCPCCGTALRPIGPLWLGAVNDPDTLLAMEALLPEMTLGTASYLGRLLPVLRDELPTSTFYDYHRIAKTLRASPPAIDIVLERLRCGGYLATRTHYEGTGIRTDAPLAAIEAAITDPA; encoded by the coding sequence ATGGAACGCCTGCCGGTCACCGAGGGGAAGACAACATTTTTTGCACCGGTTCAGGACGAGGGAGCGGCATTCCCGCCGGGATCGGCCCCGATCTTCTACAACCGGAAGATGGAGGCGAACCGGGACGGGACGGTGCTCTTCCTCGCCGCCGTGCACCCTTCAGACTACCTCGACGCCATGGGGGCGACCGGGGTGCGGGGGCTGCGGGTCGCCCACGAGACCGGGATCGCCGTGACGATCAACGACATCGATCCATCAGCCGCGGCCGAGATCCGGGCGAACGCCGAACGGATCGGCGGGGCGATCGAGGTGACCTGCCAGGACGCCAACGCCCTGATGAGCACCAGGCGCTTCGACGCCGTCGACCTCGACCCCTTCGGGACGCCCGCGCCCTTCGTGGACGCCTCCTGCCGGAGCGCAAAACGGTATCTCTTCGTCACGGCGACCGACACCGCCCCGCTCTGCGGCGCCCACTTAAAGGCCGGGATGCGCCGCTACTTCGCCCGCCCGATGAACACGGAGTACCACGGCGAGGTCGGGCTGCGCATCCTCCTCGGTTTCGTGGCGCGGGAGATGATCAAGTACGACCGCGGCATCGAACCGCTCTTCTGCTTTGCCCACGAGCACTTTGTCCGCCTCCACCTCAGGACGCGCCCGCGGGTGAAGAACGCCGACCAGGCACTCGACCGGATCGGGTACGTGATGCAGTGCACCGGCTGCTTCTACCGCGAAGAAAGGACCGGCCTCCTGTCAGAGTCCGGCGTCTGCCCCTGCTGCGGCACGGCCCTGCGACCGATCGGCCCCCTCTGGCTCGGGGCGGTGAACGACCCCGATACCCTTCTGGCGATGGAGGCGCTGCTCCCGGAGATGACGCTCGGCACGGCGTCGTACCTGGGGCGGCTGCTGCCCGTCCTCAGGGACGAACTCCCCACCTCGACCTTCTACGACTACCACCGGATCGCAAAGACGCTCAGGGCCTCGCCGCCGGCGATCGATATCGTGCTGGAGCGCCTCCGCTGCGGCGGCTACCTGGCGACGCGGACGCATTACGAGGGCACCGGGATCAGGACCGACGCCCCGCTCGCGGCGATCGAGGCGGCGATCACCGATCCCGCTTGA
- a CDS encoding metal-dependent transcriptional regulator — protein sequence MAPGRCCGRGPLSRKIEDYLEAILCVAREKGYARTSDVAKELSVSPSSVVEMFQKLGQMGLVTYRRYEGVTLTPEGRSIAEVIAFRHETLKGFLSLIGVSDRVAGEDACFMEHELHNETIEQVKGLVEYLECSPSFKTEFEAFLKTRQFKRDR from the coding sequence ATGGCACCGGGAAGATGCTGCGGCCGCGGGCCGCTGAGCAGGAAGATCGAGGACTACCTGGAGGCGATCCTCTGCGTGGCGCGGGAGAAGGGGTATGCCCGGACCTCTGATGTGGCAAAGGAACTCTCGGTCTCCCCTTCCAGCGTTGTCGAGATGTTCCAGAAACTCGGGCAGATGGGGCTGGTCACCTACCGCCGGTACGAGGGCGTGACCCTCACGCCCGAGGGCCGGTCGATCGCCGAGGTGATCGCCTTCAGGCACGAGACTCTCAAGGGTTTTCTCTCCCTGATCGGCGTTTCTGACCGGGTCGCCGGGGAGGACGCATGTTTTATGGAGCACGAGCTCCACAACGAGACGATCGAGCAGGTTAAGGGCCTGGTCGAGTACCTGGAGTGCTCCCCCTCGTTCAAAACAGAGTTCGAGGCTTTTTTAAAGACACGGCAGTTCAAGCGGGATCGGTGA
- a CDS encoding ferrous iron transporter B, translating to MTALSMDERWSLADAIAGRTVRTGVFRRTLSDALGDLTISPLTGIPVAFAVLYAFWSIFSSFAGDLVTDGFMVKLFDAHWLPWLQSVWPDPQSILYFLFVGDPAAENCFEAFGVLTSGLFVSIGVVLPAVFIFYLTMTVLEDSGYLPRLAVLADTLLHRIGLHGYAVVPMILGLGCNVPAITATRILETDKQRFMMMTLIAIFIPCGAQLGIMLAVIPESVGLVILTLLVGFALFGFIFNRLLPGENPEILIDVPPYRRPMFENVSRKMKIRTMGFLREAIPFVLLGVLLVNVLYLLGVIGWLSSALAPVFVLWFGVPPETVGPLLAAFLRKDLAVAQLSTIPMTAYQMFASVILVSIYFPCVATFVMLLKEGWKFLGGAMLALMTVVFLYGGLIHLAGMLLGVA from the coding sequence ATGACCGCACTGTCCATGGACGAGCGCTGGAGCCTTGCCGATGCCATCGCCGGCCGGACCGTCAGGACCGGCGTGTTCAGGAGGACGCTCTCCGACGCCCTCGGTGACCTCACGATCAGTCCGCTGACCGGGATCCCAGTCGCTTTTGCGGTGCTCTATGCGTTCTGGAGCATATTTTCCTCTTTTGCCGGCGACCTGGTCACCGACGGCTTCATGGTCAAACTCTTCGATGCCCACTGGCTCCCCTGGCTCCAGAGCGTCTGGCCAGACCCGCAGAGCATCCTCTACTTCCTCTTTGTCGGGGACCCGGCGGCCGAGAACTGTTTCGAGGCGTTCGGCGTCCTGACCTCCGGGCTCTTCGTCTCCATCGGCGTCGTCCTTCCGGCAGTCTTCATCTTCTACCTCACCATGACGGTGCTGGAGGACTCGGGCTACCTCCCGCGGCTTGCCGTCCTGGCCGACACCCTCCTCCACCGGATCGGCCTCCACGGCTATGCGGTCGTCCCGATGATCCTGGGGCTCGGGTGCAATGTCCCGGCGATCACGGCGACGCGGATCCTGGAGACAGACAAACAGCGGTTCATGATGATGACGCTGATTGCGATCTTCATCCCCTGCGGGGCGCAGCTCGGGATCATGCTCGCGGTGATCCCCGAATCCGTCGGTCTGGTGATCCTCACCCTGCTCGTCGGCTTCGCCCTCTTCGGGTTCATCTTCAACCGGCTCCTCCCGGGCGAGAACCCCGAGATCCTCATCGATGTCCCGCCGTACCGCCGGCCGATGTTCGAGAATGTCTCCCGTAAAATGAAGATCAGGACGATGGGCTTCCTGCGCGAGGCCATTCCTTTCGTGCTCCTCGGCGTCCTGCTCGTCAACGTCCTCTACCTTCTCGGCGTGATCGGCTGGCTGAGCAGCGCCCTTGCACCGGTCTTTGTCCTCTGGTTCGGGGTGCCTCCCGAGACCGTCGGTCCGCTGCTCGCCGCCTTCCTGAGAAAGGACCTCGCTGTCGCCCAGCTCTCCACGATCCCGATGACGGCGTACCAGATGTTCGCCTCGGTGATCCTGGTCTCGATCTACTTCCCGTGCGTGGCGACCTTCGTGATGCTGCTCAAAGAGGGATGGAAGTTCCTCGGCGGGGCGATGCTTGCCCTGATGACCGTGGTCTTCCTCTACGGCGGGCTGATCCATCTTGCCGGCATGCTGCTGGGGGTGGCCTGA